In one Lujinxingia vulgaris genomic region, the following are encoded:
- a CDS encoding AbgT family transporter translates to MAASAPREERPNLVVRVLEKIAAAGNRLPDPLTLFVIMAAMVVVASALFAGASAEVRQPSGELSTQTVQSLLSWEGIRWMFLSAIDNFMGFAPLGPVLTVMIGIGVAERTGFITMGLRVLVASVPRSMITATLVFACVMSSMVADAGYVVLTPLGALLFAGLGRHPIAGLAAAYAGVSGGFSANLLITGLDPMLARLTGQAAETLDPTYAVNATANYYFLVVSTLLVTVVCTWVTTKIVEPMLGEWNPSQASDEYSGDEQAEEPGAEERRAFFIALGVGAVVAAGIAFLGIWSGSPLRDPVEPGGLPVDALHSYFEAVEVLIALLFIFPGIVYGVVMKSIKSDKDVAKMASDTMGTMGAYVVLAFVAGQFVAYFNWTSLGAITAVRGAEGLEAIGLTGMPLLLAFLGVSAAMNLFVGSASAKWAFMAPIFVPMMMMMGFSPEVVQAAYRVGDSITNIITPLMPYLPIIIVFAQRYVKDIKIGTILTTMLPYSVALGITWTILLIVWVQFGLPLGPGVSATYAMPGG, encoded by the coding sequence ATGGCCGCAAGTGCCCCCCGAGAAGAGCGACCCAACCTGGTTGTGCGCGTGCTCGAGAAGATCGCCGCCGCCGGCAACCGCCTGCCCGATCCGCTGACGTTGTTTGTGATTATGGCGGCGATGGTGGTGGTGGCCTCGGCGCTCTTTGCCGGTGCCAGCGCCGAGGTGCGTCAGCCCTCCGGGGAGCTGAGCACGCAGACGGTGCAGAGCCTGCTGAGCTGGGAGGGCATCCGGTGGATGTTCTTGAGCGCGATCGACAACTTCATGGGCTTTGCGCCTCTGGGTCCGGTGCTCACGGTGATGATCGGGATTGGCGTCGCTGAGCGCACGGGCTTTATCACGATGGGGCTGCGGGTGCTGGTGGCCTCGGTGCCCAGGAGCATGATCACGGCGACGCTGGTGTTTGCGTGCGTGATGAGCTCAATGGTGGCCGATGCCGGGTATGTGGTGCTTACGCCACTGGGGGCGTTGCTCTTTGCGGGGCTGGGGCGCCACCCGATCGCGGGGCTTGCGGCGGCGTACGCCGGGGTTTCTGGCGGGTTTAGCGCCAACCTGCTCATTACCGGGCTCGACCCGATGCTCGCCAGGCTGACGGGTCAGGCGGCTGAGACGCTGGACCCGACGTATGCGGTCAACGCCACGGCGAACTACTACTTTCTGGTGGTGTCGACGTTGCTGGTGACCGTGGTGTGCACGTGGGTGACGACGAAGATCGTCGAGCCGATGCTCGGGGAGTGGAACCCCTCGCAGGCCAGTGATGAATACAGCGGGGATGAGCAGGCCGAGGAGCCGGGAGCGGAGGAGCGTCGCGCGTTCTTTATCGCGCTGGGAGTGGGCGCGGTGGTGGCTGCCGGCATCGCGTTTCTGGGGATCTGGTCGGGGTCTCCGCTGCGCGATCCGGTGGAGCCCGGGGGGCTTCCTGTCGACGCGCTGCACTCGTACTTTGAGGCGGTGGAGGTGCTCATCGCGCTGCTCTTCATCTTCCCGGGGATTGTCTACGGGGTGGTGATGAAGTCGATCAAGAGCGACAAAGATGTTGCGAAGATGGCCAGCGACACCATGGGCACGATGGGGGCGTACGTGGTGCTGGCCTTTGTGGCCGGGCAGTTCGTGGCGTACTTCAACTGGACGAGCCTGGGGGCGATCACGGCGGTGCGGGGTGCCGAGGGGTTGGAGGCGATCGGGCTGACGGGGATGCCGCTCTTGCTGGCGTTCCTGGGGGTTTCGGCGGCGATGAACCTCTTTGTGGGGAGCGCGAGCGCGAAGTGGGCGTTTATGGCGCCGATCTTTGTGCCGATGATGATGATGATGGGTTTTAGCCCCGAGGTGGTGCAGGCGGCGTATCGGGTGGGGGACTCCATTACCAACATCATCACGCCGCTGATGCCCTATCTGCCGATCATCATCGTGTTTGCGCAGCGTTATGTGAAAGACATCAAGATCGGGACGATTCTCACGACGATGTTGCCGTACTCGGTGGCGCTGGGGATCACGTGGACGATTCTGTTGATCGTGTGGGTGCAGTTCGGGCTGCCGCTGGGGCCGGGGGTCTCGGCGACCTATGCGATGCCGGGGGGCTGA
- the recN gene encoding DNA repair protein RecN, with product MLTHLVIRNFAIIEHLEIPVRSGFTVLTGETGAGKSIIIDALNLLLGGRATTEVIRTDEDEAVVQGVFEPGEATAERLREILGEQGIEFEGQLIVRRIVSRSGRNKVFINGSLTTVTNLATIARGLVDISGQHEHYSLLRPEEHIGLLDAFANLSGDVEEMTEAYREVNAIRRELKAMRENVRDRLHRADFLRFQLVEIDAAELETGEEEELEGEVDRLRYAEKINDAVRSAVRHTYADNDSAVERLGEAVDALKRASQYDPRLESLAQRLEEARIAAEEAARDLQDHDLDVDNDPNRLDSVIERLEVIKKLRRKYGHDIPAILENAAQMREELHRLDNAEEHGQELEARLEKTRQKAWVIARKLSKARREAAVELRRRVEAELGDLNMARTQFVAHFTPADLPPAQASEADESITLDARGFDRLEFLLAPNVGEEPRPMAKIASGGELSRIMLAIKTVLAERDAIDTYVFDEVDTGIGGATADVVGQKIQNASRDHQVLCITHLASIASRSDHHYLVEKMLVDDRTQSIIRPLSDDERIEEIARMLGGARVTTTTRDAARELLTQQVR from the coding sequence ATGCTCACCCACCTCGTCATCCGCAACTTCGCCATCATCGAACACCTGGAAATCCCGGTGCGCTCAGGCTTCACCGTGCTCACCGGCGAGACCGGCGCGGGTAAGTCGATCATCATTGATGCGCTGAACCTGCTCCTGGGCGGTCGCGCCACCACCGAGGTGATCCGCACCGACGAAGATGAAGCCGTCGTTCAGGGCGTCTTCGAGCCCGGCGAAGCCACCGCCGAGCGCCTGCGCGAAATCCTCGGCGAACAGGGCATTGAGTTTGAAGGCCAGCTGATTGTGCGCCGCATCGTCAGCCGTTCCGGACGCAACAAAGTCTTCATCAACGGAAGTCTCACCACCGTCACAAACCTCGCCACCATCGCCCGCGGGCTGGTCGACATCAGCGGCCAACACGAGCATTACAGCCTGCTCCGCCCCGAAGAGCATATCGGCCTGCTCGACGCCTTCGCCAACCTGAGCGGCGACGTCGAAGAGATGACCGAGGCTTACCGCGAGGTCAACGCCATCCGCCGCGAGCTTAAGGCAATGCGCGAAAACGTGCGCGACCGCCTCCACCGCGCCGACTTTTTGCGCTTTCAGCTCGTCGAGATCGACGCCGCCGAGCTCGAGACCGGCGAAGAAGAAGAGCTCGAAGGTGAAGTCGACCGGCTGCGCTACGCCGAGAAGATCAACGACGCGGTGCGCAGCGCCGTCCGCCACACCTACGCCGACAACGACTCCGCCGTAGAGCGCCTCGGTGAGGCCGTCGACGCGCTCAAGCGCGCCTCCCAGTACGATCCCCGCCTCGAATCCCTGGCCCAGCGCCTCGAAGAGGCCCGCATCGCCGCCGAAGAGGCCGCCCGCGACCTCCAGGATCACGACCTCGACGTCGACAACGACCCCAACCGCCTCGACAGCGTCATCGAACGCCTGGAAGTCATCAAAAAACTTCGCCGCAAATACGGCCACGACATCCCCGCCATCCTGGAGAACGCCGCCCAGATGCGCGAGGAGCTCCACCGCCTCGACAACGCCGAGGAGCACGGCCAGGAGCTCGAAGCCCGTCTGGAAAAAACCCGCCAGAAGGCCTGGGTCATCGCCCGCAAACTCAGCAAAGCCCGCCGCGAAGCCGCCGTCGAGCTTCGCCGCCGCGTCGAGGCCGAGCTCGGCGATCTCAACATGGCCCGCACCCAGTTCGTGGCCCACTTCACCCCCGCCGACCTCCCCCCGGCCCAGGCCTCCGAGGCCGACGAGAGCATCACCCTCGACGCCCGCGGCTTCGACCGCCTCGAATTCCTGCTCGCTCCCAACGTCGGCGAAGAGCCTCGCCCCATGGCCAAGATCGCCAGCGGCGGCGAACTCTCACGCATCATGCTCGCCATCAAGACCGTACTCGCTGAACGCGACGCCATCGACACCTACGTCTTCGATGAGGTCGACACCGGCATCGGCGGCGCCACCGCCGATGTCGTCGGCCAGAAGATTCAAAACGCCTCCCGCGACCACCAGGTCCTCTGCATCACCCACCTGGCCTCCATCGCCTCGCGCAGCGACCACCACTACCTCGTCGAAAAGATGCTCGTCGACGACCGCACTCAATCCATCATCCGCCCCTTAAGCGACGACGAACGCATCGAAGAGATCGCCCGCATGCTCGGCGGCGCCCGCGTCACCACCACCACCCGCGACGCCGCCCGCGAGCTCCTCACCCAGCAGGTCCGCTGA
- a CDS encoding tetratricopeptide repeat protein, with translation MKDHEGVEGGEVIDPRQWLEVRVESLIERERHEEAVSYLLRLFEGLEEAEARSRCATFLGYLYLVEEDVERSEGWLERAREFEPDDPHLSYALGHVAMERGAPWRAALRFLEAFVEAEEAHDAAEFLRSAALAVRAGGQSAPAVSMLLGALDRDLGNPWILDGLARVYQDDERWLESLEVLKRLGEVVRAATSSLTVRRSPSARYLLRERLIRRSVEVGDVVERAREVNQKLRRQFEVVLDGSQRRGRTGLAPLRFPQALAHLLDVLGEEERGLELTETALRLWAQACHERFGDYLGAESLAAAVHVLVERLHWRKGSTPLAIARAHGCDEDRVGPAARVVAGKLELQLFDTRQLYGELSREERARFEALSRALLFGEGLSQARSTGQSLGGG, from the coding sequence ATGAAAGATCACGAGGGCGTTGAGGGCGGGGAGGTGATCGACCCGCGGCAGTGGCTGGAGGTGCGGGTTGAGTCGTTGATTGAGCGGGAGCGGCATGAGGAGGCCGTCAGCTATTTGCTGCGGCTTTTTGAGGGGCTGGAGGAGGCTGAGGCGCGCAGCCGCTGTGCGACCTTTTTAGGCTACCTTTATCTGGTCGAAGAAGATGTGGAGCGTTCGGAGGGGTGGTTGGAGCGCGCGCGGGAGTTTGAGCCCGACGATCCGCATTTAAGTTACGCGCTGGGGCATGTGGCCATGGAGCGGGGAGCGCCCTGGCGAGCGGCGCTGCGCTTTCTGGAGGCCTTCGTGGAGGCGGAGGAGGCGCATGATGCCGCGGAGTTTTTGCGAAGCGCGGCGCTGGCAGTGCGCGCCGGCGGGCAGAGCGCGCCGGCGGTGAGCATGCTGCTCGGGGCGCTGGACCGGGACCTGGGAAACCCCTGGATCCTCGATGGGCTGGCGCGCGTTTATCAGGATGATGAGCGCTGGCTGGAGAGCCTGGAGGTGCTCAAACGCCTGGGGGAAGTGGTGCGTGCGGCGACGAGCTCGCTGACGGTGCGGCGCTCGCCATCGGCACGCTATCTTTTGCGTGAGCGGCTGATCCGTCGCTCGGTGGAGGTGGGCGATGTGGTGGAGCGGGCCCGTGAGGTCAACCAGAAGCTGCGGCGGCAGTTTGAGGTGGTGCTCGACGGAAGTCAGCGCCGGGGGCGGACGGGGCTTGCGCCCCTGCGTTTTCCGCAGGCGCTGGCGCACCTGCTCGATGTGCTTGGCGAGGAGGAGCGGGGGCTGGAGCTCACAGAGACGGCGCTGAGGTTGTGGGCGCAGGCATGCCACGAGCGATTTGGAGATTATCTGGGTGCGGAGAGCCTGGCGGCGGCGGTGCACGTGCTGGTGGAGCGCTTGCACTGGCGCAAAGGGTCAACGCCCTTGGCGATCGCGCGGGCGCATGGTTGCGATGAAGATCGGGTGGGGCCGGCCGCGCGGGTGGTCGCCGGCAAGCTGGAGCTTCAACTTTTTGATACGCGCCAGCTTTACGGTGAGCTTTCGCGCGAGGAGCGCGCGCGTTTTGAGGCGTTGAGTCGTGCGCTGCTCTTTGGGGAGGGGCTGAGCCAGGCGCGCTCGACAGGACAAAGTCTGGGAGGTGGGTGA
- a CDS encoding HAD family hydrolase: protein MRRADLVLLDLDGTVIGPDGQVAVEVWEAAVRAREAGVRIAVCTGRAACGVALDVAKRLDPDAPHIFHNGALMLAGEEVLICEALPAEPLREVVAHARHHTLTVELYTTHDIFVDRICERCAHHAEVLGLEVAERDLLEVLQSERVVRAHWIVAPEHIDRATALALAGCEVGRASSPALPESLFASVTRQGVSKGSAARRAAQLLGVDLQRTMAVGDSPGDLPMLEVVGLPRVMADGHPELVARYVSVPGVDAHGAVRALEEAAGLLR from the coding sequence ATGCGCAGGGCTGATCTGGTGCTGCTCGATCTGGATGGGACGGTGATCGGCCCCGACGGGCAGGTGGCTGTGGAGGTCTGGGAGGCGGCTGTCCGCGCGCGCGAGGCGGGCGTTCGCATCGCGGTGTGTACCGGGCGCGCGGCCTGTGGGGTGGCGCTCGACGTTGCAAAACGCCTCGACCCGGATGCCCCGCATATCTTTCATAACGGCGCGTTGATGCTGGCCGGCGAGGAGGTGCTGATCTGCGAGGCGTTGCCCGCCGAGCCGCTGCGGGAGGTGGTGGCGCACGCCCGCCACCACACGCTGACTGTGGAGCTCTACACCACGCACGACATTTTTGTGGATCGCATCTGCGAGCGCTGCGCCCACCACGCCGAGGTGCTGGGGTTGGAGGTTGCCGAGCGCGATCTTCTGGAGGTGTTGCAGTCGGAGCGTGTGGTGCGCGCGCACTGGATTGTGGCGCCGGAGCACATCGATCGCGCCACCGCCCTGGCGCTTGCCGGCTGTGAGGTGGGGCGGGCGTCGTCGCCGGCGTTGCCGGAGAGTCTCTTTGCCAGCGTGACGCGCCAGGGCGTCTCAAAAGGGAGCGCCGCCCGGAGGGCGGCGCAGCTCCTCGGCGTCGATCTTCAGCGCACGATGGCCGTGGGCGATAGCCCGGGCGATCTTCCGATGCTGGAGGTTGTGGGCCTGCCGCGGGTGATGGCCGACGGCCACCCGGAGCTTGTGGCGCGCTATGTGAGCGTGCCTGGCGTCGACGCCCACGGCGCGGTGCGCGCGCTGGAAGAGGCCGCCGGGCTGTTGCGCTGA
- a CDS encoding arginine N-succinyltransferase, with protein MIVLRDVHTDDLDQLERLAHHLNTLNLPASRDKLAAIIEESRLSFAGALPHHERQYVFVMEDVEADRLIGTSMIIAQHGSFERPTVYFEVRQEQKYSQTLAKYFVHQVLQLTFNYDGPTEIGGLILDPAYQGHPMKLGKLLSFMRFLFIGAHRDWFREAIIAELLPELNPDGTSDLWECLGANFTGLEYREADQLSRQNVEFIRSLFPQTPIYTALLPEHVREKIGVVGGPTRPVEKMLRAIGFEWDRSIDPFDGGPTFVCPTESCRLIQRTHPAIYAGSFASREQAEGELLVSVERPGDRAFAATLASYRRVPRGYELCLPDARALGLKPDEAIGVMILSGHEIEDLWRGQRVQPAEAR; from the coding sequence ATGATCGTATTGCGCGATGTGCACACCGACGACCTCGACCAACTCGAGCGTCTGGCCCACCACCTCAACACCCTCAACCTCCCGGCCTCCCGCGACAAACTCGCTGCGATCATTGAGGAGAGCCGGCTGAGCTTTGCCGGGGCGCTGCCTCATCATGAGCGTCAGTACGTCTTTGTGATGGAGGATGTGGAGGCGGATCGTCTGATCGGCACCTCCATGATCATCGCTCAGCACGGCAGTTTTGAGCGTCCCACGGTCTATTTTGAGGTGCGTCAGGAGCAGAAATACTCGCAGACGCTGGCCAAATACTTCGTGCATCAGGTCTTGCAGCTGACCTTTAACTACGATGGCCCCACCGAGATCGGCGGGCTGATCCTCGATCCGGCCTACCAGGGGCACCCGATGAAGCTGGGTAAGTTGCTCAGTTTTATGAGGTTTCTGTTTATCGGGGCGCATCGGGACTGGTTTCGCGAGGCGATCATCGCCGAGCTCTTGCCGGAGCTGAACCCCGATGGCACCAGCGACCTCTGGGAGTGCCTGGGGGCGAACTTCACGGGGCTGGAGTACCGGGAGGCCGATCAGCTCAGCCGCCAGAATGTGGAGTTTATTCGCAGCCTCTTTCCGCAGACGCCGATCTACACCGCGCTTTTGCCCGAACACGTGCGCGAGAAGATCGGGGTGGTCGGCGGGCCGACGCGCCCGGTGGAGAAGATGCTGCGCGCGATCGGATTTGAGTGGGATCGCAGCATTGACCCCTTTGATGGGGGACCCACCTTTGTGTGCCCTACCGAGAGTTGTCGGCTGATTCAGCGCACGCATCCGGCGATCTATGCCGGCAGCTTCGCCTCGCGCGAGCAGGCCGAGGGCGAGCTGTTGGTGAGTGTGGAGCGCCCCGGAGATCGGGCGTTTGCGGCGACGCTCGCCAGCTACCGCCGCGTGCCGCGGGGCTACGAGCTTTGCCTGCCTGACGCGCGGGCGTTAGGGTTGAAGCCTGATGAAGCCATCGGTGTGATGATTTTGAGCGGCCATGAGATCGAAGATCTCTGGCGAGGTCAGCGCGTGCAGCCTGCTGAAGCCAGGTGA